One region of Drosophila kikkawai strain 14028-0561.14 chromosome 2R, DkikHiC1v2, whole genome shotgun sequence genomic DNA includes:
- the cg gene encoding zinc finger protein 432 isoform X10, translating to MCAAQNPPPFGYTWGFADNGSRNAESVLEISPNINYTVSGESMPYLLSTDGSLAVQKDVKGLTGAGNKNVVRRMFVVNDPSFPPGTQRVITAGGSSTVVKKQDANQQVLSLDKNCDILPGISVQVQKVIQGLEDNEDSQGEAPNLKLEPGTLELSPKTELQESMHFSETDATIKKERPYSCDECGKSFLLKHHLTTHARVHTGGERPHICTHCGKSFAHKHCLNTHLLLHSTERPYQCQECKKSFTLKHHLLTHSRVHSRERPFVCQECGRAFPLKRHLVTHSKFHAGERPYVCEECGESFAQENHLIMHSRFHGSLNPFVCAECGASFPRKFQLVNHGRIHGKIPHSCTVCGKEFLQKRTLVSHMRRVHTGEQAHPCVSCGEGFLTKAELHQHVRTAHNGVNPNTSSATIIANQQQLQQAHHHPGQPHPQTITVVSNPANSTLLTVSTTDANGVARPQFVCRECGSAFNSREALALHLRLHTGDKSLMTDLCALTAALPGHFLSTASLNPGTVVTANPNLVGQSPVPVQIISSTGQVMSQTTLVQAANSTHPQAVVTAVPTMPVHGQQQHLQHVQQQQQQQQQQQQQQQQQQHVVSVAPANKPKSHFCASCGKGFAAKHGLMQHNRRHPNGGCTVRTHVCECGKAFFQKNHLMLHQRQHLETKPAISQQQEASSAQQQQQQQAAGSASSGQQPAQVQVQIMPDGQIHGKVIKYEICRSVLPEDQQQQQEQADMDGE from the exons ATGTGCGCCGCCCAGAATCCGCCGCCCTTCGGCTATACCTGGGGCTTTGCAGACAACGGCAGCCGCAACGCCGAATCTGTCCTGGAGATATCGCCGAACATCAACTACACGGTCAGCGGGGAGTCG ATGCCCTATTTGTTATCCACGGATGGATCGTTGGCCGTGCAAAAGGATGTCAAAGGGCTCACAGGTGCCGGCAATAAGAATGTCGTGCGTCGCATGTTTGTGGTAAACGATCCCTCGTTTCCACCAGGGACACAGAG GGTTATCACTGCCGGAGGATCATCGACGGTGGTGAAGAAGCAGGACGCCAATCAGCAAGTGTTGAGCCTGGACAAGAACT GTGACATACTTCCTGGTATTTCAGTTCAAGTACAGAAAGTAATCCAGGGACTCGAGGATAACGAGGACTCGCAGGGTGAAGCACCCAATTTAAAGTTGGAGCCAGGCACTTTGGAGCTGTCACCGAAGACCGAACTACAGGAATCAATGCATTTCAGCGAA ACGGACGCCACCATTAAGAAGGAACGCCCGTACAGTTGCGACGAGTGCGGCAAGTCCTTTCTGCTCAAGCATCATCTGACAACCCACGCACGCGTGCACACAGGTG GTGAACGTCCCCACATTTGCACCCATTGCGGCAAGAGCTTCGCGCACAAGCACTGTCTCAACACgcatctgctgctgcactcAACGGAGCGACCGTATCAGTGCCAGGAGTGCAAGAAGAGCTTCACCCTTAAGCATCATCTGCTAACCCATTCGCGTGTCCATAGCCGGGAGCGACCCTTTGTCTGCCAGGAGTGCGGGCGCGCCTTTCCGCTCAAGCGACATCTGGTCACGCACAGCAAGTTTCACGCCGGCGAGCGACCGTACGTTTGCGAGGAATGCGGTGAGAGTTTTGCCCAGGAGAATCACCTGATTATGCACTCGCG CTTCCATGGTTCATTGAATCCATTTGTTTGCGCCGAGTGCGGAGCCTCGTTTCCACGCAAGTTCCAGTTGGTTAACCACGGACGTATTCACGGCAAGATCCCCCATTCGTGCACGGTGTGCGGCAAAGAGTTTCTACAAAAGCGAACGCTAGTTTCCCACATGAG ACGCGTACACACTGGCGAGCAGGCGCATCCCTGCGTCAGCTGCGGCGAGGGTTTCCTCACCAAGGCCGAACTGCATCAGCATGTGAGGACGGCGCATAATGGAGTCAATCCCAATACGAGCAGTGCCACCATCATAGCAAATCAGCAG CAGCTGCAACAGGCTCATCATCATCCCGGACAGCCGCATCCACAGACCATTACTGTGGTCAGCAATCCGGCCAACTCCACGCTGCTGACTGTCTCCACTACGGATGCTAATGGCGTGGCCCGGCCGCAGTTTGTGTGCCG CGAGTGCGGCAGCGCCTTCAATAGCCGAGAGGCCTTAGCTCTTCACTTGCGTCTCCATACTGGCGACAAGAGCCTCATGACCGATCTGTGCGCTTTGACAGCCGCCCTGCCGGGTCACTTCTTGAGCACGGCCAGCTTGAATCCGGGTACTGTGGTCACGGCCAATCCCAATCTGGTTGGCCAGAGTCCAGTGCCCGTGCAGATAATATCGTCAACTGGGCAGGTGATGTCGCAGACCACGCTGGTGCAGGCCGCCAACTCGACCCATCCGCAAGCCGTGGTCACAGCAGTGCCGACCATGCCTGTgcatggccagcagcagcaccttcAGCACgtacagcagcaacagcagcaacagcagcagcaacaacagcaacagcagcagcagcagcacgtcGTCTCTGTGGCGCCGGCCAACAAGCCCAAATCGCATTTCTGCGCCAGCTGCGGCAAGGGATTCGCCGCCAAGCACGGCTTGATGCAGCACAATCGCCGGCATCCGAACGGCGGCTGTACGGTGCGCACCCATGTGTGTGAATGCGGCAAGGCCTTCTTCCAGAAGAATCACCTGATGCTGCACCAGCGCCAGCATCTGGAGACGAAGCCAGCCATATCGCAGCAACAG GAGGCGTCCTCggcccagcagcaacagcagcaacaggcggCTGGGTCGGCCAGCAGCGGACAGCAGCCGGCGCAGGTTCAAGTGCAAATAATGCCCGATGGCCAGATTCATGGCAAGGTGATCAAGTACGAGATCTGTCGCAGTGTCCTGCCCGaggatcagcagcagcagcaagagcaGGCGGACATGGACGGGGAATAA
- the cg gene encoding zinc finger protein 432 isoform X7 — protein sequence MCAAQNPPPFGYTWGFADNGSRNAESVLEISPNINYTVSGESMPYLLSTDGSLAVQKDVKGLTGAGNKNVVRRMFVVNDPSFPPGTQRVITAGGSSTVVKKQDANQQVLSLDKNYLLVDPATAAAAAAAAGGDPSVAHHHQLANGSIVDAKTGQTVLTAGSAAAAKSHFSSIGALHLTQEECNEILIKRAIAAGHHQTHTITTADGTHHHASGGTPIQVQKVIQGLEDNEDSQGEAPNLKLEPGTLELSPKTELQESMHFSETDATIKKERPYSCDECGKSFLLKHHLTTHARVHTGGERPHICTHCGKSFAHKHCLNTHLLLHSTERPYQCQECKKSFTLKHHLLTHSRVHSRERPFVCQECGRAFPLKRHLVTHSKFHAGERPYVCEECGESFAQENHLIMHSRFHGSLNPFVCAECGASFPRKFQLVNHGRIHGKIPHSCTVCGKEFLQKRTLVSHMRRVHTGEQAHPCVSCGEGFLTKAELHQHVRTAHNGVNPNTSSATIIANQQQLQQAHHHPGQPHPQTITVVSNPANSTLLTVSTTDANGVARPQFVCRECGSAFNSREALALHLRLHTGDKSLMTDLCALTAALPGHFLSTASLNPGTVVTANPNLVGQSPVPVQIISSTGQVMSQTTLVQAANSTHPQAVVTAVPTMPVHGQQQHLQHVQQQQQQQQQQQQQQQQQQHVVSVAPANKPKSHFCASCGKGFAAKHGLMQHNRRHPNGGCTVRTHVCECGKAFFQKNHLMLHQRQHLETKPAISQQQEASSAQQQQQQQAAGSASSGQQPAQVQVQIMPDGQIHGKVIKYEICRSVLPEDQQQQQEQADMDGE from the exons ATGTGCGCCGCCCAGAATCCGCCGCCCTTCGGCTATACCTGGGGCTTTGCAGACAACGGCAGCCGCAACGCCGAATCTGTCCTGGAGATATCGCCGAACATCAACTACACGGTCAGCGGGGAGTCG ATGCCCTATTTGTTATCCACGGATGGATCGTTGGCCGTGCAAAAGGATGTCAAAGGGCTCACAGGTGCCGGCAATAAGAATGTCGTGCGTCGCATGTTTGTGGTAAACGATCCCTCGTTTCCACCAGGGACACAGAG GGTTATCACTGCCGGAGGATCATCGACGGTGGTGAAGAAGCAGGACGCCAATCAGCAAGTGTTGAGCCTGGACAAGAACT ATCTGCTTGTGGATCCGgccacggcagcagcagctgcagcggcagcgggTGGCGATCCTTCGGTGGCCCATCATCACCAGTTGGCGAATGGCAGCATTGTCGATGCCAAGACCGGACAGACGGTGCTAACCGCTGGCTCGGCGGCGGCAGCCAAGTCGCACTTCAGCTCCATTGGAGCGCTGCATCTGACGCAAGAGGAGTGCAACGAGATCCTGATCAAGCGCGCCATCGCTGCCGGCCATCATCAGACGCACACGATCACCACTGCCGATGGGACGCACCATCATGCGTCTGGCGGGACACCAA TTCAAGTACAGAAAGTAATCCAGGGACTCGAGGATAACGAGGACTCGCAGGGTGAAGCACCCAATTTAAAGTTGGAGCCAGGCACTTTGGAGCTGTCACCGAAGACCGAACTACAGGAATCAATGCATTTCAGCGAA ACGGACGCCACCATTAAGAAGGAACGCCCGTACAGTTGCGACGAGTGCGGCAAGTCCTTTCTGCTCAAGCATCATCTGACAACCCACGCACGCGTGCACACAGGTG GTGAACGTCCCCACATTTGCACCCATTGCGGCAAGAGCTTCGCGCACAAGCACTGTCTCAACACgcatctgctgctgcactcAACGGAGCGACCGTATCAGTGCCAGGAGTGCAAGAAGAGCTTCACCCTTAAGCATCATCTGCTAACCCATTCGCGTGTCCATAGCCGGGAGCGACCCTTTGTCTGCCAGGAGTGCGGGCGCGCCTTTCCGCTCAAGCGACATCTGGTCACGCACAGCAAGTTTCACGCCGGCGAGCGACCGTACGTTTGCGAGGAATGCGGTGAGAGTTTTGCCCAGGAGAATCACCTGATTATGCACTCGCG CTTCCATGGTTCATTGAATCCATTTGTTTGCGCCGAGTGCGGAGCCTCGTTTCCACGCAAGTTCCAGTTGGTTAACCACGGACGTATTCACGGCAAGATCCCCCATTCGTGCACGGTGTGCGGCAAAGAGTTTCTACAAAAGCGAACGCTAGTTTCCCACATGAG ACGCGTACACACTGGCGAGCAGGCGCATCCCTGCGTCAGCTGCGGCGAGGGTTTCCTCACCAAGGCCGAACTGCATCAGCATGTGAGGACGGCGCATAATGGAGTCAATCCCAATACGAGCAGTGCCACCATCATAGCAAATCAGCAG CAGCTGCAACAGGCTCATCATCATCCCGGACAGCCGCATCCACAGACCATTACTGTGGTCAGCAATCCGGCCAACTCCACGCTGCTGACTGTCTCCACTACGGATGCTAATGGCGTGGCCCGGCCGCAGTTTGTGTGCCG CGAGTGCGGCAGCGCCTTCAATAGCCGAGAGGCCTTAGCTCTTCACTTGCGTCTCCATACTGGCGACAAGAGCCTCATGACCGATCTGTGCGCTTTGACAGCCGCCCTGCCGGGTCACTTCTTGAGCACGGCCAGCTTGAATCCGGGTACTGTGGTCACGGCCAATCCCAATCTGGTTGGCCAGAGTCCAGTGCCCGTGCAGATAATATCGTCAACTGGGCAGGTGATGTCGCAGACCACGCTGGTGCAGGCCGCCAACTCGACCCATCCGCAAGCCGTGGTCACAGCAGTGCCGACCATGCCTGTgcatggccagcagcagcaccttcAGCACgtacagcagcaacagcagcaacagcagcagcaacaacagcaacagcagcagcagcagcacgtcGTCTCTGTGGCGCCGGCCAACAAGCCCAAATCGCATTTCTGCGCCAGCTGCGGCAAGGGATTCGCCGCCAAGCACGGCTTGATGCAGCACAATCGCCGGCATCCGAACGGCGGCTGTACGGTGCGCACCCATGTGTGTGAATGCGGCAAGGCCTTCTTCCAGAAGAATCACCTGATGCTGCACCAGCGCCAGCATCTGGAGACGAAGCCAGCCATATCGCAGCAACAG GAGGCGTCCTCggcccagcagcaacagcagcaacaggcggCTGGGTCGGCCAGCAGCGGACAGCAGCCGGCGCAGGTTCAAGTGCAAATAATGCCCGATGGCCAGATTCATGGCAAGGTGATCAAGTACGAGATCTGTCGCAGTGTCCTGCCCGaggatcagcagcagcagcaagagcaGGCGGACATGGACGGGGAATAA
- the cg gene encoding zinc finger protein 432 isoform X6 codes for MCAAQNPPPFGYTWGFADNGSRNAESVLEISPNINYTVSGESMPYLLSTDGSLAVQKDVKGLTGAGNKNVVRRMFVVNDPSFPPGTQRVITAGGSSTVVKKQDANQQVLSLDKNYLLVDPATAAAAAAAAGGDPSVAHHHQLANGSIVDAKTGQTVLTAGSAAAAKSHFSSIGALHLTQEECNEILIKRAIAAGHHQTHTITTADGTHHHASGGTPSDILPGISVQVQKVIQGLEDNEDSQGEAPNLKLEPGTLELSPKTELQESMHFSETDATIKKERPYSCDECGKSFLLKHHLTTHARVHTGERPHICTHCGKSFAHKHCLNTHLLLHSTERPYQCQECKKSFTLKHHLLTHSRVHSRERPFVCQECGRAFPLKRHLVTHSKFHAGERPYVCEECGESFAQENHLIMHSRFHGSLNPFVCAECGASFPRKFQLVNHGRIHGKIPHSCTVCGKEFLQKRTLVSHMRRVHTGEQAHPCVSCGEGFLTKAELHQHVRTAHNGVNPNTSSATIIANQQLQQAHHHPGQPHPQTITVVSNPANSTLLTVSTTDANGVARPQFVCRECGSAFNSREALALHLRLHTGDKSLMTDLCALTAALPGHFLSTASLNPGTVVTANPNLVGQSPVPVQIISSTGQVMSQTTLVQAANSTHPQAVVTAVPTMPVHGQQQHLQHVQQQQQQQQQQQQQQQQQQHVVSVAPANKPKSHFCASCGKGFAAKHGLMQHNRRHPNGGCTVRTHVCECGKAFFQKNHLMLHQRQHLETKPAISQQQEASSAQQQQQQQAAGSASSGQQPAQVQVQIMPDGQIHGKVIKYEICRSVLPEDQQQQQEQADMDGE; via the exons ATGTGCGCCGCCCAGAATCCGCCGCCCTTCGGCTATACCTGGGGCTTTGCAGACAACGGCAGCCGCAACGCCGAATCTGTCCTGGAGATATCGCCGAACATCAACTACACGGTCAGCGGGGAGTCG ATGCCCTATTTGTTATCCACGGATGGATCGTTGGCCGTGCAAAAGGATGTCAAAGGGCTCACAGGTGCCGGCAATAAGAATGTCGTGCGTCGCATGTTTGTGGTAAACGATCCCTCGTTTCCACCAGGGACACAGAG GGTTATCACTGCCGGAGGATCATCGACGGTGGTGAAGAAGCAGGACGCCAATCAGCAAGTGTTGAGCCTGGACAAGAACT ATCTGCTTGTGGATCCGgccacggcagcagcagctgcagcggcagcgggTGGCGATCCTTCGGTGGCCCATCATCACCAGTTGGCGAATGGCAGCATTGTCGATGCCAAGACCGGACAGACGGTGCTAACCGCTGGCTCGGCGGCGGCAGCCAAGTCGCACTTCAGCTCCATTGGAGCGCTGCATCTGACGCAAGAGGAGTGCAACGAGATCCTGATCAAGCGCGCCATCGCTGCCGGCCATCATCAGACGCACACGATCACCACTGCCGATGGGACGCACCATCATGCGTCTGGCGGGACACCAA GTGACATACTTCCTGGTATTTCAGTTCAAGTACAGAAAGTAATCCAGGGACTCGAGGATAACGAGGACTCGCAGGGTGAAGCACCCAATTTAAAGTTGGAGCCAGGCACTTTGGAGCTGTCACCGAAGACCGAACTACAGGAATCAATGCATTTCAGCGAA ACGGACGCCACCATTAAGAAGGAACGCCCGTACAGTTGCGACGAGTGCGGCAAGTCCTTTCTGCTCAAGCATCATCTGACAACCCACGCACGCGTGCACACAG GTGAACGTCCCCACATTTGCACCCATTGCGGCAAGAGCTTCGCGCACAAGCACTGTCTCAACACgcatctgctgctgcactcAACGGAGCGACCGTATCAGTGCCAGGAGTGCAAGAAGAGCTTCACCCTTAAGCATCATCTGCTAACCCATTCGCGTGTCCATAGCCGGGAGCGACCCTTTGTCTGCCAGGAGTGCGGGCGCGCCTTTCCGCTCAAGCGACATCTGGTCACGCACAGCAAGTTTCACGCCGGCGAGCGACCGTACGTTTGCGAGGAATGCGGTGAGAGTTTTGCCCAGGAGAATCACCTGATTATGCACTCGCG CTTCCATGGTTCATTGAATCCATTTGTTTGCGCCGAGTGCGGAGCCTCGTTTCCACGCAAGTTCCAGTTGGTTAACCACGGACGTATTCACGGCAAGATCCCCCATTCGTGCACGGTGTGCGGCAAAGAGTTTCTACAAAAGCGAACGCTAGTTTCCCACATGAG ACGCGTACACACTGGCGAGCAGGCGCATCCCTGCGTCAGCTGCGGCGAGGGTTTCCTCACCAAGGCCGAACTGCATCAGCATGTGAGGACGGCGCATAATGGAGTCAATCCCAATACGAGCAGTGCCACCATCATAGCAAATCAGCAG CTGCAACAGGCTCATCATCATCCCGGACAGCCGCATCCACAGACCATTACTGTGGTCAGCAATCCGGCCAACTCCACGCTGCTGACTGTCTCCACTACGGATGCTAATGGCGTGGCCCGGCCGCAGTTTGTGTGCCG CGAGTGCGGCAGCGCCTTCAATAGCCGAGAGGCCTTAGCTCTTCACTTGCGTCTCCATACTGGCGACAAGAGCCTCATGACCGATCTGTGCGCTTTGACAGCCGCCCTGCCGGGTCACTTCTTGAGCACGGCCAGCTTGAATCCGGGTACTGTGGTCACGGCCAATCCCAATCTGGTTGGCCAGAGTCCAGTGCCCGTGCAGATAATATCGTCAACTGGGCAGGTGATGTCGCAGACCACGCTGGTGCAGGCCGCCAACTCGACCCATCCGCAAGCCGTGGTCACAGCAGTGCCGACCATGCCTGTgcatggccagcagcagcaccttcAGCACgtacagcagcaacagcagcaacagcagcagcaacaacagcaacagcagcagcagcagcacgtcGTCTCTGTGGCGCCGGCCAACAAGCCCAAATCGCATTTCTGCGCCAGCTGCGGCAAGGGATTCGCCGCCAAGCACGGCTTGATGCAGCACAATCGCCGGCATCCGAACGGCGGCTGTACGGTGCGCACCCATGTGTGTGAATGCGGCAAGGCCTTCTTCCAGAAGAATCACCTGATGCTGCACCAGCGCCAGCATCTGGAGACGAAGCCAGCCATATCGCAGCAACAG GAGGCGTCCTCggcccagcagcaacagcagcaacaggcggCTGGGTCGGCCAGCAGCGGACAGCAGCCGGCGCAGGTTCAAGTGCAAATAATGCCCGATGGCCAGATTCATGGCAAGGTGATCAAGTACGAGATCTGTCGCAGTGTCCTGCCCGaggatcagcagcagcagcaagagcaGGCGGACATGGACGGGGAATAA
- the cg gene encoding zinc finger protein 432 isoform X5, producing MCAAQNPPPFGYTWGFADNGSRNAESVLEISPNINYTVSGESMPYLLSTDGSLAVQKDVKGLTGAGNKNVVRRMFVVNDPSFPPGTQRVITAGGSSTVVKKQDANQQVLSLDKNYLLVDPATAAAAAAAAGGDPSVAHHHQLANGSIVDAKTGQTVLTAGSAAAAKSHFSSIGALHLTQEECNEILIKRAIAAGHHQTHTITTADGTHHHASGGTPSDILPGISVQVQKVIQGLEDNEDSQGEAPNLKLEPGTLELSPKTELQESMHFSETDATIKKERPYSCDECGKSFLLKHHLTTHARVHTGGERPHICTHCGKSFAHKHCLNTHLLLHSTERPYQCQECKKSFTLKHHLLTHSRVHSRERPFVCQECGRAFPLKRHLVTHSKFHAGERPYVCEECGESFAQENHLIMHSRFHGSLNPFVCAECGASFPRKFQLVNHGRIHGKIPHSCTVCGKEFLQKRTLVSHMRRVHTGEQAHPCVSCGEGFLTKAELHQHVRTAHNGVNPNTSSATIIANQQQLQQAHHHPGQPHPQTITVVSNPANSTLLTVSTTDANGVARPQFVCRECGSAFNSREALALHLRLHTGDKSLMTDLCALTAALPGHFLSTASLNPGTVVTANPNLVGQSPVPVQIISSTGQVMSQTTLVQAANSTHPQAVVTAVPTMPVHGQQQHLQHVQQQQQQQQQQQQQQQQQQHVVSVAPANKPKSHFCASCGKGFAAKHGLMQHNRRHPNGGCTVRTHVCECGKAFFQKNHLMLHQRQHLETKPAISQQQEASSAQQQQQQQAAGSASSGQQPAQVQVQIMPDGQIHGKVIKYEICRSVLPEDQQQQQEQADMDGE from the exons ATGTGCGCCGCCCAGAATCCGCCGCCCTTCGGCTATACCTGGGGCTTTGCAGACAACGGCAGCCGCAACGCCGAATCTGTCCTGGAGATATCGCCGAACATCAACTACACGGTCAGCGGGGAGTCG ATGCCCTATTTGTTATCCACGGATGGATCGTTGGCCGTGCAAAAGGATGTCAAAGGGCTCACAGGTGCCGGCAATAAGAATGTCGTGCGTCGCATGTTTGTGGTAAACGATCCCTCGTTTCCACCAGGGACACAGAG GGTTATCACTGCCGGAGGATCATCGACGGTGGTGAAGAAGCAGGACGCCAATCAGCAAGTGTTGAGCCTGGACAAGAACT ATCTGCTTGTGGATCCGgccacggcagcagcagctgcagcggcagcgggTGGCGATCCTTCGGTGGCCCATCATCACCAGTTGGCGAATGGCAGCATTGTCGATGCCAAGACCGGACAGACGGTGCTAACCGCTGGCTCGGCGGCGGCAGCCAAGTCGCACTTCAGCTCCATTGGAGCGCTGCATCTGACGCAAGAGGAGTGCAACGAGATCCTGATCAAGCGCGCCATCGCTGCCGGCCATCATCAGACGCACACGATCACCACTGCCGATGGGACGCACCATCATGCGTCTGGCGGGACACCAA GTGACATACTTCCTGGTATTTCAGTTCAAGTACAGAAAGTAATCCAGGGACTCGAGGATAACGAGGACTCGCAGGGTGAAGCACCCAATTTAAAGTTGGAGCCAGGCACTTTGGAGCTGTCACCGAAGACCGAACTACAGGAATCAATGCATTTCAGCGAA ACGGACGCCACCATTAAGAAGGAACGCCCGTACAGTTGCGACGAGTGCGGCAAGTCCTTTCTGCTCAAGCATCATCTGACAACCCACGCACGCGTGCACACAGGTG GTGAACGTCCCCACATTTGCACCCATTGCGGCAAGAGCTTCGCGCACAAGCACTGTCTCAACACgcatctgctgctgcactcAACGGAGCGACCGTATCAGTGCCAGGAGTGCAAGAAGAGCTTCACCCTTAAGCATCATCTGCTAACCCATTCGCGTGTCCATAGCCGGGAGCGACCCTTTGTCTGCCAGGAGTGCGGGCGCGCCTTTCCGCTCAAGCGACATCTGGTCACGCACAGCAAGTTTCACGCCGGCGAGCGACCGTACGTTTGCGAGGAATGCGGTGAGAGTTTTGCCCAGGAGAATCACCTGATTATGCACTCGCG CTTCCATGGTTCATTGAATCCATTTGTTTGCGCCGAGTGCGGAGCCTCGTTTCCACGCAAGTTCCAGTTGGTTAACCACGGACGTATTCACGGCAAGATCCCCCATTCGTGCACGGTGTGCGGCAAAGAGTTTCTACAAAAGCGAACGCTAGTTTCCCACATGAG ACGCGTACACACTGGCGAGCAGGCGCATCCCTGCGTCAGCTGCGGCGAGGGTTTCCTCACCAAGGCCGAACTGCATCAGCATGTGAGGACGGCGCATAATGGAGTCAATCCCAATACGAGCAGTGCCACCATCATAGCAAATCAGCAG CAGCTGCAACAGGCTCATCATCATCCCGGACAGCCGCATCCACAGACCATTACTGTGGTCAGCAATCCGGCCAACTCCACGCTGCTGACTGTCTCCACTACGGATGCTAATGGCGTGGCCCGGCCGCAGTTTGTGTGCCG CGAGTGCGGCAGCGCCTTCAATAGCCGAGAGGCCTTAGCTCTTCACTTGCGTCTCCATACTGGCGACAAGAGCCTCATGACCGATCTGTGCGCTTTGACAGCCGCCCTGCCGGGTCACTTCTTGAGCACGGCCAGCTTGAATCCGGGTACTGTGGTCACGGCCAATCCCAATCTGGTTGGCCAGAGTCCAGTGCCCGTGCAGATAATATCGTCAACTGGGCAGGTGATGTCGCAGACCACGCTGGTGCAGGCCGCCAACTCGACCCATCCGCAAGCCGTGGTCACAGCAGTGCCGACCATGCCTGTgcatggccagcagcagcaccttcAGCACgtacagcagcaacagcagcaacagcagcagcaacaacagcaacagcagcagcagcagcacgtcGTCTCTGTGGCGCCGGCCAACAAGCCCAAATCGCATTTCTGCGCCAGCTGCGGCAAGGGATTCGCCGCCAAGCACGGCTTGATGCAGCACAATCGCCGGCATCCGAACGGCGGCTGTACGGTGCGCACCCATGTGTGTGAATGCGGCAAGGCCTTCTTCCAGAAGAATCACCTGATGCTGCACCAGCGCCAGCATCTGGAGACGAAGCCAGCCATATCGCAGCAACAG GAGGCGTCCTCggcccagcagcaacagcagcaacaggcggCTGGGTCGGCCAGCAGCGGACAGCAGCCGGCGCAGGTTCAAGTGCAAATAATGCCCGATGGCCAGATTCATGGCAAGGTGATCAAGTACGAGATCTGTCGCAGTGTCCTGCCCGaggatcagcagcagcagcaagagcaGGCGGACATGGACGGGGAATAA